The Corynebacterium comes genome window below encodes:
- the folK gene encoding 2-amino-4-hydroxy-6-hydroxymethyldihydropteridine diphosphokinase, with protein MRAVLSIGSNMADRWTLLRGVAEEFRGEIVAASPVYATPPWGVTDQGEFLNAVLIVDVDSTPLELLRRGQRLEDAAERVRERHWGPRTLDVDVVTVIDPAELISDDPVLTLPHPFAHERAFVLVPWLAADPSAALRGIPVVELIARLDPAEVAGIVEAGRL; from the coding sequence ATGCGTGCTGTCCTGTCCATCGGCTCCAACATGGCCGACCGGTGGACTCTGCTGCGCGGGGTCGCCGAAGAGTTCCGTGGTGAGATCGTCGCGGCATCCCCGGTGTACGCCACCCCGCCGTGGGGCGTGACCGACCAGGGGGAGTTCCTCAACGCCGTGCTCATCGTCGACGTCGACTCCACCCCGCTGGAACTGCTGCGTCGCGGTCAGCGGCTGGAGGATGCCGCTGAACGCGTCCGGGAACGTCACTGGGGGCCGCGCACCCTCGACGTCGACGTGGTCACCGTCATCGATCCGGCGGAGCTGATCTCCGATGATCCCGTGCTCACGCTCCCGCACCCCTTCGCCCACGAGCGGGCATTCGTGCTCGTGCCGTGGCTGGCCGCGGACCCTTCCGCCGCGCTGCGCGGGATCCCCGTCGTCGAGCTCATCGCCAGACTGGACCCGGCTGAGGTGGCGGGAATCGTCGAGGCGGGGAGACTGTAG
- a CDS encoding DUF3180 domain-containing protein, which yields MQRTPIVGLVAAGGFTAAVAAILTWRFYGSMMTVPVTVSIFLWVMAAVCVYFAWKVRDQMAGGRIGQDRSQLNPLTAAMFLVIGKASAWTGAIVGGVYLGIGSFIVPQIGELAAAGDDLPGVAASAVGGIALSAAGVYLERHCEAPPPAEGEPVG from the coding sequence ATGCAGCGCACACCGATCGTAGGGCTCGTCGCCGCAGGGGGCTTCACCGCTGCCGTTGCGGCGATCCTCACCTGGCGGTTCTACGGTTCCATGATGACGGTTCCCGTCACCGTGTCCATCTTCCTCTGGGTGATGGCGGCGGTGTGCGTCTACTTCGCCTGGAAGGTCCGTGATCAGATGGCGGGCGGCCGCATCGGCCAGGACCGCAGTCAGCTCAATCCCCTGACGGCGGCGATGTTCCTGGTGATCGGCAAGGCCTCCGCGTGGACGGGGGCGATCGTCGGTGGCGTGTACCTGGGCATCGGCAGTTTCATAGTCCCGCAGATCGGTGAGCTCGCCGCAGCCGGCGACGATCTGCCTGGTGTGGCCGCCAGTGCCGTGGGTGGCATCGCCCTTTCCGCGGCCGGTGTCTATCTCGAACGACACTGCGAGGCACCGCCACCCGCCGAAGGGGAACCAGTTGGTTAG
- a CDS encoding inorganic diphosphatase encodes MQVEVIVEIPKGSRNKYEVDHETGRVFLDRYLFTPMAYPADYGFIEHTLGEDGDPLDALVISPEPVYPGVVVSARIVGVFKMTDEAGGDDKLLCVIDDPRFDQFQELEDISSFTRDEIEHFFVHYKDLEPNKEVTGSGWGNREEAVRILDESIERYKQEGTNTREGLEEKKDAESDVEKKLAE; translated from the coding sequence ATGCAGGTTGAAGTCATCGTCGAGATCCCGAAGGGTTCCCGCAACAAGTACGAGGTCGATCATGAGACGGGCCGGGTCTTCCTCGACCGCTACCTGTTCACCCCGATGGCATACCCGGCGGACTACGGCTTCATCGAGCACACCCTCGGCGAGGACGGCGACCCGCTGGATGCACTGGTCATCTCCCCCGAGCCGGTCTACCCCGGTGTGGTCGTCTCCGCCCGCATCGTCGGCGTGTTCAAGATGACCGATGAGGCCGGCGGCGACGACAAGCTGCTCTGCGTCATCGATGACCCGCGCTTCGACCAGTTCCAGGAGCTCGAGGACATCTCCTCCTTCACCCGTGACGAGATCGAGCACTTCTTCGTCCACTACAAGGACCTGGAACCCAACAAGGAGGTCACCGGCTCCGGCTGGGGCAACCGCGAGGAGGCCGTGCGCATCCTCGATGAGTCCATCGAGCGCTACAAGCAGGAGGGCACCAACACCCGCGAGGGCCTCGAGGAGAAGAAGGACGCCGAGAGCGACGTGGAGAAGAAGCTCGCGGAATAG
- the folE gene encoding GTP cyclohydrolase I FolE: MTGPFDQERAEAAVRELLIAVGENPEREGLRDTPARVARAYREVFAGLHSDPTEVLERTFAEDHQELVLVRDIPIYSTCEHHLVPFYGKVHIGYIPGKEGHVTGLSKLARLADMYARRPQVQERLTSQIADALVDKLGAQAVIVVIECEHLCMAMRGIRKPGATTTTSAVRGGFKTNAASRAEVLSLIRG, encoded by the coding sequence GTGACCGGACCCTTTGATCAGGAGCGGGCTGAGGCTGCCGTGCGGGAGCTGCTCATCGCGGTGGGCGAGAACCCCGAACGTGAGGGGCTGCGGGACACCCCCGCCCGTGTGGCGCGGGCGTACCGGGAGGTCTTCGCCGGGTTGCACTCTGACCCCACCGAGGTGCTCGAGCGCACCTTCGCGGAAGATCACCAGGAGCTGGTGCTGGTACGCGACATCCCCATCTACTCCACCTGCGAGCACCACCTGGTGCCGTTCTACGGCAAGGTCCACATCGGTTACATCCCCGGCAAGGAGGGGCACGTCACGGGCCTGTCCAAGCTGGCGAGGCTGGCAGACATGTACGCCAGGCGTCCGCAGGTCCAGGAGCGTCTGACCTCGCAGATCGCGGACGCGCTGGTGGACAAGCTGGGTGCGCAGGCCGTCATCGTGGTCATCGAGTGCGAGCACCTGTGCATGGCCATGCGCGGTATCCGCAAGCCGGGTGCCACGACGACCACCTCCGCGGTGCGCGGCGGCTTCAAGACCAACGCCGCATCCCGCGCCGAGGTCCTCAGCCTCATCCGGGGATAG
- the tilS gene encoding tRNA lysidine(34) synthetase TilS, translating into MRYPRVSPRFLACRVAVRPFLTSEPVIVGLSGGADSLALVAAAVAEGQAVQAVAVDHQLQPGSAEVAEKACEQAEQLGAGAQLRTVTVEEAGSLEANARQARYAALFGAGKGDVWVAHTREDQAETLLLGALRGNPAGMSPRAGRLVRPFLKIRRTDTLGACAELDLDPWHDPHNDDPAFRRVAVRRQFIPQLGELIGGSAVEPLAQAADRIAADNALLEELAGPPTENCAELAAQAGPLRRRRIAAWLRERDVGVTAASISAIEALCTDWRGQGGVAVGRTATGRLEVRRVDGRLTLFPAG; encoded by the coding sequence ATGCGGTATCCGCGCGTCAGCCCCCGTTTCCTGGCGTGCCGGGTGGCGGTGCGTCCCTTCCTCACCTCAGAACCCGTCATCGTGGGGCTGTCGGGTGGGGCAGATTCCCTCGCGCTGGTGGCCGCCGCCGTCGCGGAAGGGCAGGCCGTGCAGGCGGTGGCGGTTGACCACCAACTCCAGCCAGGGTCTGCGGAGGTCGCCGAAAAGGCCTGTGAACAGGCGGAACAGCTCGGCGCGGGTGCGCAGCTGCGCACCGTCACCGTCGAAGAGGCAGGCAGCCTGGAGGCCAACGCCCGTCAGGCCCGCTACGCCGCCCTCTTCGGGGCGGGGAAGGGGGACGTCTGGGTGGCGCACACCCGCGAGGACCAGGCCGAGACCCTGCTGCTCGGCGCCCTGCGCGGAAACCCCGCCGGTATGAGCCCCCGGGCCGGGCGGCTCGTGCGGCCTTTCCTGAAGATCCGCCGCACGGACACGCTCGGTGCGTGCGCCGAGCTGGACCTGGACCCCTGGCACGACCCCCACAACGATGACCCGGCCTTCCGCCGCGTGGCCGTGCGCCGGCAGTTCATCCCACAGCTGGGCGAGCTGATCGGCGGGAGTGCGGTCGAACCGCTGGCGCAGGCGGCCGACCGGATCGCCGCCGACAACGCCCTGCTCGAGGAACTCGCCGGCCCCCCGACCGAGAACTGCGCGGAACTCGCCGCCCAGGCGGGGCCGCTGCGGCGCCGACGGATCGCGGCGTGGCTGCGGGAGCGGGATGTGGGGGTCACGGCGGCGTCGATAAGCGCGATCGAGGCCCTGTGCACCGATTGGCGGGGACAGGGCGGGGTCGCCGTGGGGCGTACCGCCACCGGGAGGTTGGAAGTACGCCGCGTAGATGGCAGACTGACGTTATTCCCGGCCGGCTAG
- a CDS encoding MarR family winged helix-turn-helix transcriptional regulator — MIQKKDSPTVEVTMTTGVPLSLLESPSFQLERLRRRTRDCVESSLSTRDTTMREYWVLTCLTERDASSQTALSESLAIDASDMVRLIDALETKSWAKRDRDPRDRRRQIVTLTKAGAKAQAELAVLVTQAESAALDESTGKQLKHLRKLTQAVLTTESAEPCPEEPDEHVAKGA, encoded by the coding sequence ATGATCCAAAAGAAAGATTCACCCACTGTGGAGGTCACCATGACCACCGGTGTCCCCTTGAGCCTGCTCGAATCACCGAGCTTCCAGCTGGAACGCCTGCGTCGCCGTACCCGCGACTGCGTCGAGTCCTCACTGTCCACCCGCGACACCACCATGCGTGAATACTGGGTGCTCACCTGCCTGACGGAGCGCGACGCCTCCTCACAGACGGCCCTGTCCGAGAGCCTGGCCATCGACGCCTCCGACATGGTGCGGCTGATCGACGCCCTGGAGACCAAGTCCTGGGCGAAGCGCGATCGGGATCCCAGGGACCGCCGCCGTCAGATCGTCACGTTGACCAAGGCCGGCGCCAAGGCCCAGGCGGAGCTGGCCGTCCTGGTCACCCAGGCGGAATCCGCCGCCCTGGACGAGTCCACCGGCAAGCAGCTCAAGCACCTGCGCAAGCTGACCCAGGCGGTGCTCACGACGGAATCGGCCGAACCCTGCCCCGAGGAACCCGATGAACACGTAGCGAAGGGTGCCTAG
- the folB gene encoding dihydroneopterin aldolase has protein sequence MADRIELRGLECFGYHGVFPEEKRDGQTFIVDVTCWLDVAEAAATDDLSLTVNYGELAEIAVSVVQGEPRDLIETVAVEIADHAMATFGLLHAVEVTIHKPDAPIPHTFADVAVVARRSRRSQAQFRNA, from the coding sequence GTGGCTGACCGCATCGAACTCCGGGGTCTGGAATGCTTCGGCTACCACGGGGTCTTCCCCGAGGAGAAGCGCGACGGCCAGACCTTCATCGTGGACGTCACCTGCTGGCTGGACGTCGCCGAGGCAGCGGCCACCGATGATCTGTCATTGACCGTCAACTACGGTGAGCTCGCCGAGATCGCGGTGTCGGTCGTGCAGGGCGAACCGCGCGACCTCATCGAGACGGTCGCCGTGGAGATCGCGGACCACGCGATGGCCACGTTCGGGCTGCTGCACGCCGTCGAGGTGACCATCCACAAGCCTGACGCACCCATCCCGCACACCTTCGCCGATGTGGCGGTGGTGGCGCGTCGTTCACGCCGTTCGCAGGCCCAGTTCAGGAACGCCTGA
- the dacB gene encoding D-alanyl-D-alanine carboxypeptidase/D-alanyl-D-alanine endopeptidase — protein sequence MSGKKLWWSVTAGVVAVAVAGVAGFGVLVQQTYGDLTHGPAYAVEEPSPVLVPAEAEAGVDTTALAARLAELADDPALGTLHGRVTDTVTGETVWDLESGTPLQPASATKILTAAAAILELGPDDVLTTEVVAGDNPGTVVIRAAGDVWLTTEQLDGLAEEIGTADQVTIDTSAWDGDPFMPGWDPADVDAGYIAPLEPAMIYGARIGDTEGDVPRSHTPALDVARALADRVGAATVGMGPAPADAEVLASTRSPQLIDRIEAMMIWSDNVMAEAIGHELAVHRGLPGSAAAATQSTLDVLTEHGFDITGVSLADNSGLSTYNLIPPRVLDDVLLDAAAHPPLRPLLATLPVAGGSGTLTDRYEDLSGRGWVRAKTGTLTGTSALAGVVTADSGRVYSFALLSNGSDILAARAALDRFASAIRDS from the coding sequence ATGAGTGGAAAGAAGCTGTGGTGGTCGGTGACCGCCGGCGTGGTCGCTGTGGCCGTGGCCGGTGTGGCAGGGTTCGGCGTGCTGGTGCAGCAGACTTATGGTGACCTCACCCACGGTCCGGCCTACGCGGTGGAGGAACCTTCGCCGGTGCTGGTTCCCGCTGAGGCCGAGGCCGGGGTCGACACTACTGCCCTAGCGGCCCGGCTGGCAGAGCTTGCCGACGACCCCGCCCTGGGAACCCTCCACGGCCGCGTGACCGACACGGTGACCGGCGAGACGGTGTGGGATCTCGAGTCCGGCACCCCGCTGCAGCCGGCCAGTGCCACGAAGATCCTCACCGCCGCCGCAGCCATCCTGGAACTCGGCCCGGACGACGTCCTCACCACCGAGGTTGTGGCGGGCGACAATCCCGGCACCGTGGTCATCCGCGCCGCCGGTGATGTGTGGCTGACCACTGAGCAGCTCGACGGGCTGGCAGAGGAGATCGGGACCGCAGATCAGGTGACCATTGACACCTCTGCCTGGGACGGCGACCCGTTCATGCCGGGCTGGGATCCCGCGGACGTCGACGCCGGGTACATCGCACCTCTGGAACCCGCGATGATCTACGGCGCGCGGATCGGCGACACCGAGGGAGATGTCCCCCGCTCGCACACCCCCGCGCTCGACGTCGCCCGCGCGCTCGCCGACAGGGTCGGCGCCGCCACCGTCGGCATGGGGCCCGCGCCCGCCGACGCCGAGGTGCTCGCCAGCACGCGCTCCCCGCAGCTGATCGACCGCATCGAGGCGATGATGATCTGGTCCGACAACGTCATGGCCGAGGCCATCGGCCATGAGCTCGCCGTCCACCGCGGCCTGCCCGGTTCCGCGGCCGCGGCGACCCAGTCCACCCTCGATGTGCTCACCGAGCACGGTTTCGACATCACCGGCGTCAGTCTCGCGGACAATTCGGGCCTGTCCACCTACAACCTCATCCCGCCGCGCGTCCTCGACGACGTGCTTCTCGACGCCGCCGCCCACCCCCCTCTCCGACCCCTGCTCGCGACCCTGCCGGTCGCCGGCGGATCCGGCACGCTCACCGACCGCTATGAGGATCTCTCCGGTCGCGGCTGGGTGCGTGCCAAGACAGGCACCCTCACCGGCACCTCCGCGCTGGCGGGCGTGGTCACCGCGGACTCGGGCAGGGTCTACTCCTTCGCGCTGCTGTCCAACGGATCGGACATCCTGGCGGCGCGGGCCGCGCTCGACCGCTTCGCCTCCGCCATCCGGGATTCCTGA
- the folP gene encoding dihydropteroate synthase — translation MRVNDLTVPDRCLVMGIVNVTEDSFSDGGQWLDIDAAIAHGRELVAQGADMIDVGGESTRPGATRVDAEVEAERIAPVIRALTQEGIPTSVDTMRASVAAVAAEAGVAMINDVSGGLADPQMYRVMADTDLPVCLMHWRTVQFGDAAGRADHGDDVVRDVHESLGRLVDNALAAGVSRENIVLDPGLGFAKSREDNWALLHALPSFIAGEFPVLVGASRKRFLASVRADRGLVGVPADADPATAAVTAISAQMGAWGVRVHNVPVSRDAVDVAAAWNSGGPRG, via the coding sequence ATGCGGGTCAACGATCTGACGGTGCCGGACCGGTGTCTGGTGATGGGCATCGTCAACGTCACGGAGGACTCCTTCTCCGACGGCGGGCAGTGGCTGGACATCGATGCAGCCATCGCCCACGGACGGGAGCTGGTGGCACAGGGCGCCGACATGATCGACGTCGGCGGTGAGTCCACCCGCCCCGGCGCCACGCGTGTCGACGCCGAGGTCGAGGCCGAACGCATCGCCCCCGTCATCCGGGCACTGACCCAGGAGGGGATCCCCACCTCCGTGGACACCATGCGTGCCTCCGTCGCGGCGGTCGCCGCGGAGGCGGGAGTCGCCATGATCAACGACGTCTCCGGCGGCCTGGCAGACCCGCAGATGTACCGCGTCATGGCGGACACCGACCTGCCCGTGTGCCTCATGCACTGGCGCACCGTCCAGTTCGGCGACGCCGCCGGTCGGGCAGATCATGGCGACGACGTGGTGCGTGACGTCCACGAGAGCCTCGGCCGCCTGGTCGACAACGCCCTGGCTGCCGGCGTATCGCGCGAGAACATCGTGCTGGATCCGGGGCTGGGCTTCGCCAAGTCGAGGGAGGACAACTGGGCGTTGCTCCACGCGCTGCCCTCCTTCATCGCCGGTGAGTTCCCCGTGCTGGTGGGAGCCTCCCGCAAGCGTTTCCTCGCTTCTGTGCGTGCTGACCGTGGCCTGGTCGGCGTCCCCGCCGACGCCGACCCGGCCACCGCCGCCGTCACGGCGATCTCCGCCCAGATGGGTGCGTGGGGTGTCCGCGTGCACAATGTGCCGGTGTCCCGGGACGCCGTCGATGTCGCAGCAGCCTGGAATTCGGGAGGCCCCCGTGGCTGA
- the hpt gene encoding hypoxanthine phosphoribosyltransferase encodes MHDDKDFNVPANRYGEDVEAVLISEEVLAARIQELADRVSETYRDAEDELILVCVLKGAVFFLTDFARALSIPSQMEFMAVSSYGNSTTSSGVVRILKDLDREIEGRDVLIVEDIIDSGLTLSWLMRNLNARNPKSLEVITLLRKPEVVKADVQLFDVGFDIPNEFVIGYGLDYSERYRDLPYVGTLHPRVYTAN; translated from the coding sequence GTGCACGATGACAAGGACTTCAACGTCCCAGCAAACCGCTACGGCGAGGACGTTGAGGCGGTGCTGATCAGCGAGGAAGTTCTTGCTGCCCGTATCCAGGAACTCGCCGACAGGGTCTCCGAGACCTATCGCGACGCCGAGGACGAGCTCATCCTGGTGTGCGTCCTCAAGGGGGCGGTCTTCTTCCTCACGGACTTCGCCCGTGCGCTGTCGATCCCCTCGCAGATGGAGTTCATGGCGGTGTCCTCCTACGGCAACTCCACCACTTCCTCGGGAGTGGTGCGCATCCTCAAGGACCTCGACCGGGAGATCGAGGGCCGAGACGTGCTGATCGTGGAGGACATCATCGACTCGGGACTGACCCTGTCCTGGCTGATGCGCAACCTCAACGCACGCAACCCGAAGTCGCTTGAGGTGATCACCCTCCTGCGCAAGCCCGAGGTGGTCAAGGCGGACGTCCAGCTTTTCGACGTCGGCTTCGACATCCCCAACGAGTTCGTCATCGGCTACGGCCTGGATTATTCCGAGCGCTACCGCGATCTGCCGTACGTGGGTACGCTGCATCCGCGCGTCTACACCGCCAACTAG
- the ftsH gene encoding ATP-dependent zinc metalloprotease FtsH, with protein sequence MSNKRILQIGLIASVALVSLFAFTLLTDDTRGFQRVDTSVVMEQLADQNAREVQIDDREQRIRVELREPITYEEREGVEEIIAQYPARTSPQVFDAVQASGADNYTTEVTQDSFLMSMFSFLLPMLLLFGLLFFFLTRMQSGGMFGFGGSKAKELTKDMPTNTFADVAGADEAVSELEEIKDFLQDPTRYHALGAKIPRGVLLYGPPGTGKTLLARAVAGEAGVPFYSISGSDFVEMFVGVGASRVRDLFKQAKENSPCIIFVDEIDAVGRHRGSGTGGGHDEREQTLNQLLVEMDGFGDREGVILMAATNRPDILDPALLRPGRFDRQIPVTNPDLKGREKILEVHSKGKPLGPDADLKSLAKRTAGMSGADLANVLNEAALLTARIGGNVITADALEEATDRVIGGPRREGKIISEKEKKVTAYHEGGHTLAAWALKDIERVYKVTILARGRTGGHAMTAQEDDRGMYNRDELFARLVFAMGGRAAEELVFGEPTTGASADIEQATKIARAMLTEYGMSPSLGTVKYGEEQGDPFSGRPGGGSLDYSPAVAARIDEELHMLLDAAHRQAYDILAEHRDHLDTLAEKLLEKETLRRPDLEVLFEGIEPREALEIFPGQDDRFPRQAGREPVKTPVELAIERGEEPPKRFSLLEATRKAREKRQTELAVAGVSLETPEDSDAATPSPESVPTPRYGGTPPPADWTVPGWSPKDNPYAAGAEHPGMKNYSAGETPSAPARPETPENPTEVIGFRLPDHEQPENVGDVGVARHEKQDEHSERPVTGADEIASPSDTDTTQFPKEH encoded by the coding sequence ATGAGCAACAAGAGAATCCTCCAGATCGGGCTCATCGCCTCGGTGGCCCTGGTGTCCCTGTTCGCGTTCACCCTCCTCACCGACGACACCCGTGGCTTCCAACGCGTGGACACCTCCGTCGTCATGGAGCAGCTCGCGGACCAGAACGCCCGGGAAGTGCAGATCGACGACCGCGAGCAGCGGATCCGCGTCGAGCTGCGCGAGCCCATCACGTACGAGGAACGTGAGGGCGTCGAGGAGATCATCGCCCAGTACCCGGCACGCACCTCCCCGCAGGTTTTCGACGCCGTCCAGGCATCGGGGGCCGACAACTACACCACCGAGGTCACGCAGGACAGCTTCCTCATGAGCATGTTCAGCTTCCTGCTGCCCATGCTGCTGCTGTTCGGCCTCCTCTTCTTCTTCCTCACCCGCATGCAGTCCGGCGGCATGTTCGGTTTCGGCGGCTCCAAGGCCAAGGAGCTGACCAAGGATATGCCGACGAACACCTTCGCGGATGTCGCCGGCGCGGACGAGGCCGTCAGTGAACTGGAGGAGATCAAGGACTTCCTCCAGGATCCGACCCGCTACCACGCCCTCGGCGCGAAGATCCCGCGCGGCGTGCTGCTCTACGGCCCGCCCGGCACCGGTAAGACCCTGCTCGCCCGCGCCGTCGCCGGTGAGGCCGGGGTGCCGTTCTACTCCATCTCCGGTTCGGACTTCGTGGAGATGTTCGTCGGTGTCGGCGCCTCCCGCGTGCGTGACCTGTTCAAGCAGGCCAAGGAGAACAGTCCCTGCATCATCTTCGTGGACGAGATCGACGCCGTCGGTCGCCACCGTGGCTCCGGCACCGGCGGTGGACACGACGAGCGTGAGCAGACCCTCAACCAGCTGCTGGTGGAGATGGACGGCTTCGGCGACCGCGAGGGCGTCATCCTCATGGCCGCCACGAACCGCCCCGACATCCTGGACCCGGCGCTGCTGCGCCCGGGTCGTTTCGACCGTCAGATCCCGGTGACCAACCCGGATCTCAAGGGCCGCGAGAAGATCCTCGAGGTCCATTCCAAGGGCAAGCCGCTGGGGCCGGACGCCGACCTGAAGTCCCTGGCCAAACGCACCGCCGGCATGTCGGGTGCGGATCTGGCCAACGTGCTCAACGAGGCCGCCCTGCTCACCGCCCGCATCGGCGGCAACGTGATCACCGCGGATGCACTCGAGGAGGCGACCGACCGCGTCATCGGTGGTCCGCGCCGCGAGGGCAAGATCATCTCCGAGAAGGAGAAGAAGGTCACCGCCTATCACGAGGGCGGCCACACTCTGGCTGCATGGGCGCTCAAGGACATCGAGCGCGTGTACAAGGTGACCATCCTCGCCCGCGGTCGCACCGGCGGCCACGCCATGACCGCCCAGGAGGACGACCGCGGCATGTACAACCGTGACGAGCTCTTCGCCCGTCTCGTGTTCGCCATGGGTGGCCGCGCCGCTGAGGAGCTGGTGTTCGGCGAGCCGACCACCGGCGCCTCAGCCGACATCGAGCAGGCCACCAAGATCGCCCGCGCCATGCTCACCGAATACGGCATGTCGCCGTCCCTGGGCACCGTCAAGTACGGCGAGGAGCAGGGCGATCCCTTCTCCGGCCGCCCGGGCGGCGGCTCCCTGGATTACTCGCCGGCCGTCGCGGCCAGGATCGACGAGGAGCTGCACATGCTTCTCGACGCCGCCCACCGCCAGGCCTACGACATCCTCGCCGAGCACCGCGATCACCTTGACACTCTCGCGGAGAAACTGCTGGAGAAGGAGACCCTGCGTCGACCGGACCTGGAGGTCCTCTTCGAGGGCATCGAGCCGCGTGAGGCCCTGGAGATCTTCCCGGGCCAGGACGATCGCTTCCCGCGTCAGGCCGGCCGTGAACCCGTGAAGACCCCGGTGGAGTTGGCCATCGAGCGTGGTGAGGAGCCGCCCAAGCGCTTCTCCCTCCTCGAGGCAACCCGGAAGGCCCGGGAGAAGCGTCAGACTGAACTCGCCGTGGCGGGGGTGTCGCTGGAGACACCGGAGGATTCGGACGCCGCGACCCCCTCCCCGGAATCCGTGCCCACCCCGCGCTACGGCGGCACGCCGCCGCCGGCGGACTGGACCGTGCCGGGTTGGTCGCCGAAGGACAACCCTTATGCCGCTGGTGCTGAGCACCCGGGCATGAAGAACTACAGCGCCGGGGAAACCCCGTCCGCCCCCGCCCGTCCGGAAACTCCGGAGAACCCGACCGAGGTCATCGGATTCCGCCTGCCGGATCATGAACAGCCCGAGAACGTGGGGGACGTGGGCGTCGCACGGCATGAAAAGCAGGACGAGCACAGCGAGCGGCCGGTGACGGGCGCTGATGAGATAGCCTCGCCGAGTGACACCGACACCACCCAGTTTCCGAAGGAGCACTAA
- a CDS encoding rhodanese-like domain-containing protein: MKTVNVTQVPAGAQLIDVREADEYAEGHAPTAKLIALSEFTSRVGELDPDRDIYIICRSGGRSGQACEYLSQAHGLDAINVAGGTLAWIEAGLPLEK; the protein is encoded by the coding sequence ATGAAGACTGTGAATGTCACCCAGGTTCCGGCCGGCGCCCAGCTCATCGACGTCCGCGAGGCGGACGAGTACGCCGAGGGGCATGCCCCCACCGCGAAGCTCATCGCCCTCTCGGAGTTCACCTCGCGTGTCGGTGAGCTGGATCCCGACCGGGACATCTACATCATCTGCCGTTCGGGGGGCCGCTCGGGCCAGGCATGCGAGTACCTTTCGCAGGCGCACGGCCTTGACGCGATCAATGTGGCGGGCGGCACGTTGGCCTGGATTGAGGCCGGACTTCCCCTGGAAAAATAA